A genome region from Methanobacterium subterraneum includes the following:
- a CDS encoding phage holin family protein, with protein MGDGEKHSLDWHSQIQGHSRFYWLGRTLVMWLGGFLGFVIIDYLSVGLHFDDWYTAFIAAGVVGILNAMFWPVLTRILLPFMVFTVGIGALLLNAFLLWLASDLVAGFTIEGPALILTPIAMAAVTAVLSAILTIDDDATYYRSVIRKFKKGKIKFDEKPGVIFLEIDGLAFNILSEALEKGAMPTLKKWLENGTHRVMPWETDLSSQTGASQAGILHGNNHNIPAFRWVEKDKNNKIMVSTGLADAPVIEKRISDGNGLLACHGASRTNLFSGDAGDVIFTYSQLKDLGRFYSRAWYYVYSYPSNFARIVALFLWDVLLDLASQIVHWIKNIQPRIKRGLIYPFIRAGANVFLREVTTAVVIGDMLDGKIDVAYVTYLGYDEIAHHSGTRDWDAFHALKKLDMQFHRLDNARKYSPRPYHLVVQSDHGQTNGATFLQRYGLSLEDLVRDLMPPETRIYSELSSNEDHFGQAIQNPIEDSKKYIMGRSEPVVDESRYIFDTTVKKADETPVIKGKVLGYLQRHQIGELHSKVSSANAQVIVLASGNLGLIYLTEHVDRLTFEQIKTIYPDLIPGLVQHEGVGFVMVSSKEHGPMAMGREGIHYLKDGTIEGEDPLTPFGPRAHEHLLRTDSFQYAPDILVNSFYDEEKNEVAAFEELVGSHGGLGGEQTQPFILYPSQWSMGSEEIVGAEKLYKVLKKQLEQL; from the coding sequence AGGTAGAACCCTGGTTATGTGGCTGGGGGGATTTCTGGGATTTGTGATTATTGATTATTTGTCAGTGGGGCTGCATTTTGATGATTGGTACACTGCGTTTATAGCTGCAGGGGTGGTGGGCATTCTAAATGCGATGTTCTGGCCAGTGTTAACCAGAATATTATTGCCCTTTATGGTGTTTACCGTGGGAATAGGGGCATTGCTGTTAAATGCATTTTTATTATGGCTGGCCAGTGACTTAGTGGCTGGATTTACCATTGAAGGACCTGCCCTGATATTAACGCCCATTGCCATGGCTGCAGTAACTGCAGTGTTATCTGCTATTTTAACCATTGATGATGATGCCACCTATTATCGGAGTGTTATCAGAAAGTTTAAAAAGGGCAAAATTAAATTTGATGAAAAACCAGGTGTAATCTTTTTGGAGATAGATGGTCTTGCCTTTAACATTCTTAGTGAGGCTCTGGAGAAGGGAGCCATGCCCACCCTTAAGAAATGGCTGGAAAATGGCACTCATAGGGTGATGCCATGGGAAACTGACTTATCCAGTCAAACCGGGGCCAGCCAAGCAGGAATACTCCATGGGAATAACCACAATATTCCCGCATTCAGATGGGTGGAGAAGGATAAAAACAATAAGATCATGGTATCCACAGGATTAGCTGATGCCCCAGTTATTGAAAAAAGGATTTCCGATGGTAACGGGCTTTTAGCCTGTCATGGTGCCAGCAGAACTAACCTTTTCTCAGGTGATGCAGGTGATGTTATTTTTACCTACAGTCAGCTTAAAGACCTGGGAAGATTTTATAGCCGGGCATGGTACTATGTTTATTCTTATCCATCTAACTTCGCCCGTATCGTAGCACTATTCCTGTGGGATGTGCTGCTGGACTTGGCATCCCAAATAGTCCACTGGATAAAAAATATTCAACCTCGTATAAAGCGAGGTTTAATTTATCCATTTATAAGAGCAGGAGCTAATGTGTTCCTCCGTGAAGTTACCACAGCTGTAGTTATTGGAGACATGCTGGACGGTAAAATTGACGTGGCCTACGTAACCTACCTTGGATATGATGAAATAGCCCATCATTCTGGAACTCGGGATTGGGATGCCTTCCACGCCCTTAAAAAGTTGGATATGCAGTTTCATCGTTTGGATAACGCCCGTAAATACTCACCACGCCCCTACCATCTGGTGGTTCAATCAGACCATGGTCAGACCAATGGAGCCACTTTCCTGCAAAGATATGGTTTGAGTCTGGAGGATCTGGTCCGGGATTTAATGCCTCCAGAAACTCGTATCTACAGTGAACTCTCTTCCAATGAAGACCACTTTGGCCAGGCAATCCAGAATCCCATTGAAGATAGTAAAAAATATATAATGGGCAGAAGTGAACCAGTGGTGGACGAAAGCAGGTATATCTTTGATACAACAGTAAAAAAGGCTGATGAAACTCCTGTTATTAAGGGAAAAGTATTAGGCTACTTGCAACGTCACCAAATCGGAGAACTGCATTCAAAAGTATCTTCTGCGAATGCTCAGGTTATTGTCCTGGCATCTGGAAATCTGGGTCTAATATACCTAACCGAACATGTTGATCGGTTAACATTTGAACAGATAAAAACCATTTACCCTGATCTTATCCCTGGCCTGGTTCAACACGAGGGAGTGGGATTTGTAATGGTCAGTTCCAAGGAACATGGGCCAATGGCCATGGGAAGGGAAGGAATCCACTATCTTAAAGATGGAACTATAGAAGGAGAAGACCCATTAACTCCTTTCGGACCAAGAGCACATGAACACCTCCTTCGCACTGACAGTTTCCAATACGCCCCGGATATTCTGGTTAATAGTTTTTATGATGAGGAAAAAAATGAAGTGGCTGCATTTGAAGAACTGGTGGGTAGTCACGGTGGTTTGGGCGGTGAACAAACACAGCCATTTATCTTATATCCTTCACAATGGTCTATGGGTTCTGAAGAGATAGTTGGGGCTGAAAAATTATACAAAGTTCTTAAAAAACAGTTGGAGCAATTATAA
- a CDS encoding YwbE family protein translates to MSQKNGKNRKNVKIGSEVYIVLKKDQRSGKRTKGVVKDLLTRSAFHPHGIKVRLEDGRIGRVQEIIQVKE, encoded by the coding sequence ATGAGTCAAAAGAATGGTAAAAACAGGAAGAATGTAAAGATTGGATCTGAAGTTTACATTGTGCTCAAAAAGGATCAGCGTAGTGGTAAAAGAACTAAAGGTGTGGTTAAAGATTTATTAACCCGCTCCGCATTCCATCCCCATGGGATAAAAGTACGGCTTGAGGATGGCAGAATTGGAAGGGTTCAAGAAATAATTCAAGTAAAAGAATAG
- a CDS encoding transcription initiation factor IIB, with protein MKQDMSEIEKIETKCPECQSEKLINDHERGEIVCGSCGLVIDDNLVDMGPEWRAFDHEQRDKRTRVGAPITYTIHDKGLSTMIDWRNKDIYGRDIPARNRAQWYRLRKWQRKIRISGATERNLAFALSELDRDSSRLGLPRSVREAASVVYRNAVENKLIRGRSIEGVVAASLYAACRRCNVPRTLDEIAEVSRVSKKEVGRTYRFLTRELNIKLPPTSPVDYVPRFASELNLSGEVQSKAIEIIEKAMEKGLTSGRGPTGVAAAALYIASVLLGERKTQRDVADIAGVTEVTIRNRYKELTEQLDMGVTL; from the coding sequence ATGAAACAGGATATGTCTGAGATTGAAAAAATCGAGACTAAATGTCCTGAATGTCAGTCTGAAAAACTTATAAATGATCATGAACGTGGAGAAATCGTTTGTGGTTCCTGTGGTCTGGTAATTGACGACAACCTGGTGGATATGGGTCCTGAATGGAGGGCCTTCGACCATGAACAACGTGATAAAAGGACCAGGGTAGGTGCACCTATCACCTACACCATCCACGATAAGGGTCTTTCCACCATGATCGACTGGAGAAACAAGGACATCTACGGCCGTGACATCCCCGCCAGGAACCGGGCCCAGTGGTACCGGCTCAGGAAATGGCAGAGAAAAATCAGGATTTCAGGTGCAACTGAACGTAACCTAGCCTTTGCCCTCTCAGAACTGGACCGTGACTCATCACGACTGGGACTCCCCAGAAGTGTGCGAGAAGCTGCATCAGTAGTATACCGTAACGCTGTGGAGAACAAACTCATCAGAGGAAGAAGCATAGAGGGAGTGGTTGCAGCATCACTTTACGCTGCTTGCAGAAGGTGTAATGTTCCCCGAACCCTGGATGAGATAGCCGAAGTATCCCGTGTAAGCAAGAAAGAAGTGGGTAGAACCTACCGTTTCCTTACCAGGGAACTGAACATCAAACTACCACCAACCAGTCCTGTGGATTACGTGCCCCGTTTTGCCAGTGAACTGAACCTATCAGGAGAAGTTCAATCCAAAGCCATAGAAATCATAGAAAAAGCCATGGAAAAAGGTTTGACCTCCGGAAGGGGGCCTACAGGAGTTGCTGCCGCTGCCCTTTACATCGCATCAGTATTACTCGGTGAAAGGAAAACCCAACGTGACGTGGCCGACATAGCAGGAGTTACCGAAGTTACCATTCGTAACAGGTACAAAGAACTCACAGAACAGTTAGACATGGGTGTTACACTCTAG
- a CDS encoding H/ACA ribonucleoprotein complex subunit GAR1, translated as MKKLGSILHLSNRGRIILRSNQTPALGLSVFNSRRKKVGFIHDVFGPTKDPYISVKILASISENFENRVGETLYVPKQAKKKWGRRKRSKN; from the coding sequence ATGAAGAAACTTGGAAGCATACTACATTTGTCAAACAGAGGACGAATTATACTCCGATCGAACCAAACACCTGCTTTAGGATTGTCTGTTTTTAACTCTCGTCGTAAGAAAGTAGGGTTTATTCATGATGTCTTCGGACCTACTAAGGATCCATACATATCTGTGAAGATCCTTGCATCAATTTCTGAAAACTTTGAAAACCGAGTTGGAGAGACACTTTATGTGCCAAAACAAGCCAAGAAGAAATGGGGGCGACGGAAACGAAGCAAGAATTAG
- a CDS encoding UPF0104 family protein, with the protein MQDTYQVLRKHKWKILVSFAVAAFLIFVMTFLIGFNDVVSALGKAKWEWVLFNIVLEIGINVVWTLRWKLILDVVDTSPKFTTLLMLLLASLFGNNVTPSAAGGEPLRAYLLKEVEGTPFEIGFASSTADRVFEFLPFVLISIIAALFLLSWNIPPVTRIFVIAMIIASITLFGILIYAGLRKEITQRVIISIARSIYPTAVRLTKKEISFNEISDRIIFYINRFSTGFITALKDRKIFLLAFILSFAMWGFDMLRMYVCFGALGVYPPVLPLVIIYTIGILISLLPLLPGAWGIREATLIGLFAVVGVSADVVMAASLIDRLASYFVPTIIGALAALYYGRKIKNKSVNSPSADS; encoded by the coding sequence ATGCAGGACACTTACCAAGTTTTACGAAAACATAAATGGAAGATTCTTGTTTCCTTTGCTGTCGCTGCTTTTTTGATTTTCGTAATGACTTTTCTTATCGGCTTTAATGATGTAGTTTCAGCCCTTGGAAAAGCCAAATGGGAATGGGTTCTATTTAATATAGTATTAGAAATAGGAATAAATGTGGTCTGGACCTTAAGGTGGAAGCTGATTCTGGATGTGGTAGACACCTCCCCTAAATTCACCACCCTTCTAATGTTACTATTGGCCAGTTTATTCGGGAACAATGTCACGCCCAGTGCTGCAGGTGGAGAGCCTCTGAGGGCGTACCTGTTAAAGGAGGTGGAAGGAACACCATTTGAAATAGGATTTGCATCTTCGACTGCAGATAGGGTATTTGAATTCCTACCATTCGTTTTGATATCAATTATCGCTGCCCTGTTTTTGCTAAGCTGGAATATACCTCCAGTAACCAGAATATTTGTAATAGCCATGATTATTGCATCTATAACCCTATTTGGAATACTGATCTATGCTGGTCTCAGAAAAGAAATCACTCAACGGGTAATTATATCAATTGCCAGATCCATTTATCCCACTGCAGTCCGCCTAACCAAAAAAGAAATTTCATTTAATGAGATTAGTGACAGAATAATCTTCTATATCAACCGGTTTTCAACTGGTTTTATCACTGCACTGAAAGACCGGAAAATATTCTTATTGGCCTTTATTCTATCATTTGCCATGTGGGGCTTTGACATGTTAAGAATGTATGTATGTTTTGGGGCTTTAGGAGTATACCCCCCAGTATTACCCCTGGTAATAATTTACACCATTGGAATTCTGATTAGTCTCTTACCATTACTTCCAGGTGCTTGGGGAATAAGGGAAGCTACTTTAATTGGCCTCTTTGCAGTGGTTGGTGTTTCAGCTGATGTGGTAATGGCCGCCAGCCTCATTGATCGTTTGGCCAGTTATTTCGTTCCCACCATAATTGGTGCGCTGGCAGCACTCTACTATGGGCGCAAGATTAAGAATAAAAGTGTTAACTCACCATCAGCCGATTCATAG